Proteins from a single region of Callithrix jacchus isolate 240 chromosome 12, calJac240_pri, whole genome shotgun sequence:
- the QPRT gene encoding nicotinate-nucleotide pyrophosphorylase [carboxylating] isoform X4 produces the protein MCRPGRGQEGGPESLGRTGWLLPPSTAPPPGLGPLGALSLSSQHTSPVSCKLPWMLKAVQVARQAADFALKVEVECSSLQEAVQAAEAGADLVLLDNFKPEELHPTAAALKTQFPSVAVEASGGITLDNLPQFCGPHIDVISMGMLTQAAPALDFSLKLFAEEVAPVPKTRWS, from the exons ATGTGCAGGCCTGGCAGAGGACAGGAGGGAGGCCCAGAGAGCCTGGGAAGGACTGGCTGGCTGCTTCCTCCCTCCACAGCCCCACCCCCTGGCCTGGGGCCTCTGGGAGCCCTGAGCCTGAGCAGCCAACACACCAGCCCAGTCAGCTGCAAGTTACCATGGATGCTGAAG GCAGTGCAGGTAGCCCGGCAGGCGGCGGACTTCGccctgaaggtggaggtggaATGCAGCAGCCTGCAGGAGGCCGTGCAGGCAGCCGAGGCGGGGGCTGACCTCGTCCTGCTGGACAACTTCAAGCCGGAG GAGCTGCACCCCACGGCTGCTGCGCTGAAGACCCAGTTCCCGAGTGTGGCCGTGGAAGCCAGTGGGGGCATCACCCTGGACAACCTCCCCCAGTTCTGCGGGCCACATATAGACGTCATCTCCATGGGGATGCTGACCCAGGCAGCCCCCGCCCTCGATTTCTCCCTCAAGCTGTTTGCCGAAGAGGTGGCTCCAGTGCCTAAAACCCGCTGGTCCTAA
- the QPRT gene encoding nicotinate-nucleotide pyrophosphorylase [carboxylating] isoform X1, translating into MGGTLRNVQAWQRTGGRPREPGKDWLAASSLHSPTPWPGASGSPEPEQPTHQPSQLQVTMDAEDCISLCCPGWSAVAQSWVCCSLNLLDSRDPLASASRAAGGLALLLPPVTLAALVDSWLREDCPGLNYAALVSGAGPSQAALWAKSPGVLAGRPFFDAIFTRLNCQVSWFLPEGSKLVPVARVAEVQGPAHCLLLGERVALNMLARCSGIASAAAAAVETARGAGWTGHVAGTRKTTPGFRLVEKYGLLVGGAASHRYDLGGLVMVKDNHVVAAGGMEKAVQVARQAADFALKVEVECSSLQEAVQAAEAGADLVLLDNFKPEELHPTAAALKTQFPSVAVEASGGITLDNLPQFCGPHIDVISMGMLTQAAPALDFSLKLFAEEVAPVPKTRWS; encoded by the exons ATGGGGGGCACCCTGAGGAATGTGCAGGCCTGGCAGAGGACAGGAGGGAGGCCCAGAGAGCCTGGGAAGGACTGGCTGGCTGCTTCCTCCCTCCACAGCCCCACCCCCTGGCCTGGGGCCTCTGGGAGCCCTGAGCCTGAGCAGCCAACACACCAGCCCAGTCAGCTGCAAGTTACCATGGATGCTGAAG actgcatctccctctgttgcccaggctggagtgcagtggcacagtcatgggtttgctgcagcctcaaccttctggactcccgtgatcctctcgcctcggcctcccgagcagctggag GCCTGGCGCTGCTGCTGCCGCCTGTCACCCTGGCAGCCCTGGTGGACAGCTGGCTCCGAGAGGACTGCCCAGGGCTCAACTATGCAGCCTTGGTCAGCGGAGCAGGCCCCTCGCAGGCGGCGCTGTGGGCCAAATCCCCTGGGGTACTGGCAGGGCGGCCTTTCTTTGATGCCATCTTTACGCGACTCAACTGCCAAGTCTCCTGGTTCCTCCCCGAGGGATCGAAGCTGGTACCAGTGGCCAGGGTGGCCGAGGTCCAgggccctgcccactgcctgcTGCTGGGGGAACGGGTGGCCCTCAACATGCTGGCCCGCTGCAGTGGCATTGCCAGTGCTGCAGCTGCTGCGGTAGAGACCGCTAGGGGGGCTGGCTGGACCGGGCACGTAGCCGGCACGAGGAAGACCACACCAGGCTTCCGGCTGGTGGAGAAGTACGGGCTGCTGGTGGGCGGGGCCGCCTCACACCGCTACGACCTGGGAGGGCTGGTGATGGTGAAGGACAACCATGTGGTGGCCGCTGGTGGCATGGAAAAG GCAGTGCAGGTAGCCCGGCAGGCGGCGGACTTCGccctgaaggtggaggtggaATGCAGCAGCCTGCAGGAGGCCGTGCAGGCAGCCGAGGCGGGGGCTGACCTCGTCCTGCTGGACAACTTCAAGCCGGAG GAGCTGCACCCCACGGCTGCTGCGCTGAAGACCCAGTTCCCGAGTGTGGCCGTGGAAGCCAGTGGGGGCATCACCCTGGACAACCTCCCCCAGTTCTGCGGGCCACATATAGACGTCATCTCCATGGGGATGCTGACCCAGGCAGCCCCCGCCCTCGATTTCTCCCTCAAGCTGTTTGCCGAAGAGGTGGCTCCAGTGCCTAAAACCCGCTGGTCCTAA
- the QPRT gene encoding nicotinate-nucleotide pyrophosphorylase [carboxylating] isoform X3, translating to MGGTLRNVQAWQRTGGRPREPGKDWLAASSLHSPTPWPGASGSPEPEQPTHQPSQLQVTMDAEDCISLCCPGWSAVAQSWVCCSLNLLDSRDPLASASRAAGGLALLLPPVTLAALVDSWLREDCPGLNYAALVSGAGPSQAALWAKSPGVLAGRPFFDAIFTRLNCQVSWFLPEGSKLAVQVARQAADFALKVEVECSSLQEAVQAAEAGADLVLLDNFKPEELHPTAAALKTQFPSVAVEASGGITLDNLPQFCGPHIDVISMGMLTQAAPALDFSLKLFAEEVAPVPKTRWS from the exons ATGGGGGGCACCCTGAGGAATGTGCAGGCCTGGCAGAGGACAGGAGGGAGGCCCAGAGAGCCTGGGAAGGACTGGCTGGCTGCTTCCTCCCTCCACAGCCCCACCCCCTGGCCTGGGGCCTCTGGGAGCCCTGAGCCTGAGCAGCCAACACACCAGCCCAGTCAGCTGCAAGTTACCATGGATGCTGAAG actgcatctccctctgttgcccaggctggagtgcagtggcacagtcatgggtttgctgcagcctcaaccttctggactcccgtgatcctctcgcctcggcctcccgagcagctggag GCCTGGCGCTGCTGCTGCCGCCTGTCACCCTGGCAGCCCTGGTGGACAGCTGGCTCCGAGAGGACTGCCCAGGGCTCAACTATGCAGCCTTGGTCAGCGGAGCAGGCCCCTCGCAGGCGGCGCTGTGGGCCAAATCCCCTGGGGTACTGGCAGGGCGGCCTTTCTTTGATGCCATCTTTACGCGACTCAACTGCCAAGTCTCCTGGTTCCTCCCCGAGGGATCGAAGCTG GCAGTGCAGGTAGCCCGGCAGGCGGCGGACTTCGccctgaaggtggaggtggaATGCAGCAGCCTGCAGGAGGCCGTGCAGGCAGCCGAGGCGGGGGCTGACCTCGTCCTGCTGGACAACTTCAAGCCGGAG GAGCTGCACCCCACGGCTGCTGCGCTGAAGACCCAGTTCCCGAGTGTGGCCGTGGAAGCCAGTGGGGGCATCACCCTGGACAACCTCCCCCAGTTCTGCGGGCCACATATAGACGTCATCTCCATGGGGATGCTGACCCAGGCAGCCCCCGCCCTCGATTTCTCCCTCAAGCTGTTTGCCGAAGAGGTGGCTCCAGTGCCTAAAACCCGCTGGTCCTAA
- the QPRT gene encoding nicotinate-nucleotide pyrophosphorylase [carboxylating] isoform X2 has product MGGTLRNVQAWQRTGGRPREPGKDWLAASSLHSPTPWPGASGSPEPEQPTHQPSQLQVTMDAEGLALLLPPVTLAALVDSWLREDCPGLNYAALVSGAGPSQAALWAKSPGVLAGRPFFDAIFTRLNCQVSWFLPEGSKLVPVARVAEVQGPAHCLLLGERVALNMLARCSGIASAAAAAVETARGAGWTGHVAGTRKTTPGFRLVEKYGLLVGGAASHRYDLGGLVMVKDNHVVAAGGMEKAVQVARQAADFALKVEVECSSLQEAVQAAEAGADLVLLDNFKPEELHPTAAALKTQFPSVAVEASGGITLDNLPQFCGPHIDVISMGMLTQAAPALDFSLKLFAEEVAPVPKTRWS; this is encoded by the exons ATGGGGGGCACCCTGAGGAATGTGCAGGCCTGGCAGAGGACAGGAGGGAGGCCCAGAGAGCCTGGGAAGGACTGGCTGGCTGCTTCCTCCCTCCACAGCCCCACCCCCTGGCCTGGGGCCTCTGGGAGCCCTGAGCCTGAGCAGCCAACACACCAGCCCAGTCAGCTGCAAGTTACCATGGATGCTGAAG GCCTGGCGCTGCTGCTGCCGCCTGTCACCCTGGCAGCCCTGGTGGACAGCTGGCTCCGAGAGGACTGCCCAGGGCTCAACTATGCAGCCTTGGTCAGCGGAGCAGGCCCCTCGCAGGCGGCGCTGTGGGCCAAATCCCCTGGGGTACTGGCAGGGCGGCCTTTCTTTGATGCCATCTTTACGCGACTCAACTGCCAAGTCTCCTGGTTCCTCCCCGAGGGATCGAAGCTGGTACCAGTGGCCAGGGTGGCCGAGGTCCAgggccctgcccactgcctgcTGCTGGGGGAACGGGTGGCCCTCAACATGCTGGCCCGCTGCAGTGGCATTGCCAGTGCTGCAGCTGCTGCGGTAGAGACCGCTAGGGGGGCTGGCTGGACCGGGCACGTAGCCGGCACGAGGAAGACCACACCAGGCTTCCGGCTGGTGGAGAAGTACGGGCTGCTGGTGGGCGGGGCCGCCTCACACCGCTACGACCTGGGAGGGCTGGTGATGGTGAAGGACAACCATGTGGTGGCCGCTGGTGGCATGGAAAAG GCAGTGCAGGTAGCCCGGCAGGCGGCGGACTTCGccctgaaggtggaggtggaATGCAGCAGCCTGCAGGAGGCCGTGCAGGCAGCCGAGGCGGGGGCTGACCTCGTCCTGCTGGACAACTTCAAGCCGGAG GAGCTGCACCCCACGGCTGCTGCGCTGAAGACCCAGTTCCCGAGTGTGGCCGTGGAAGCCAGTGGGGGCATCACCCTGGACAACCTCCCCCAGTTCTGCGGGCCACATATAGACGTCATCTCCATGGGGATGCTGACCCAGGCAGCCCCCGCCCTCGATTTCTCCCTCAAGCTGTTTGCCGAAGAGGTGGCTCCAGTGCCTAAAACCCGCTGGTCCTAA
- the SPN gene encoding leukosialin isoform X2, protein MALILLLLGVLVVSLEVLGNTIAVQTPTPGGSSASLVPTSEGLSLNSIVDITSISDPKDNGTGDQTSAPPPETSFTEGAPLGTSIGASTGFTVPEPMTLEKVSFNNSSVPLETTSAASHPPAPTTASSLGSHTVTDETVTTNFPETTSRTRGPSLTMTIGSLETSNGATGSLVTKPTGSLESSSDTFGSLVNTAAGSLETSTGTTRPPVTTAAGSLEPSSGASDLQVSSVKLSTMMTPTTPSNASTGSFLHPDEDSRGMLLVVVLVALLVVMVLVALFLLWRRRQKRRTGALVLSGGGKRNGVVDAWAGPAQVPEEGAMTVTVGGSGGNKGSGVPDGGGSGQRPTLTTFFGRRKSRQGSLAMEELKSGSGPSLKGEEEPLVGGENGAVDTPAPDEPEAGDGAAP, encoded by the coding sequence ATGGCCTTGATTCTCCTCCTCCTCGGGGTGCTGGTGGTGAGCCTAGAGGTTCTGGGGAACACGATAGCTGTGCAGACACCCACACCTGGAGGGTCTTCTGCTTCTTTGGTCCCTACTAGTGAGGGCCTGAGCCTCAACTCAATCGTCGACATCACTTCGATAAGTGACCCTAAAGACAACGGCACCGGGGACCAGACCTCAGCCCCACCTCCTGAAACATCCTTCACTGAAGGAGCCCCTCTTGGGACTTCCATTGGTGCCAGCACTGGTTTCACTGTACCTGAGCCAATGACCTTGGAGAAAGTTTCCTTCAATAATTCATCAgtgcccctggaaaccaccagtGCAGCCAGTCACCCTCCTGCTCCCACAACAGCAAGCTCTCTAGGATCCCACACCGTGACCGATGAAACCGTGACAACAAACTTTCCGGAAACCACCAGTCGGACCAGGGGACCCTCTCTTACTATGACAATTGGCTCTCTGGAGACCTCCAATGGGGCTACCGGATCCCTTGTTACCAAGCCAACTGGCTCTCTGGAGAGCTCCAGTGACACCTTTGGATCTCTTGTCAACACGGCAGCTGGCTCTCTGGAGACCTCCACTGGGACCACGCGACCCCCTGTTACCACGGCAGCTGGCTCCCTGGAGCCCTCCAGCGGGGCCAGTGATCTCCAGGTCTCTAGTGTAAAGCTATCCACGATGATGACTCCAACGACCCCCAGCAATGCAAGCACTGGGTCCTTCTTGCACCCAGATGAGGACTCGAGAGGCAtgctgctggtggtggtgctTGTGGCACTGCTGGTGGTAATGGTCCTCGTGGCTCTCTTCCTGCTGTGGCGCCGGCGGCAGAAGCGGCGGACAGGGGCCCTGGTGCTGAGCGGAGGTGGCAAGCGCAATGGGGTGGTGGATGCCTGGGCTGGGCCAGCCCAGGTCCCTGAGGAGGGGGCCATGACAGTGACCGTGGGAGGGTCCGGGGGCAACAAGGGCTCTGGGGTCCCTGATGGGGGGGGATCTGGCCAGCGGCCAACGCTCACTACTTTCTTTGGCAGACGGAAGTCTCGCCAGGGCTCCCTGGCAATGGAGGAGCTGAAGTCTGGGTCAGGCCCCAGCCTCAAGGGGGAAGAGGAGCCGCTGGTGGGCGGTGAGAATGGGGCTGTGGACACCCCTGCTCCTGATGAACCGGAAGCTGGAGACGGGGCTGCCCCTTAG
- the SPN gene encoding leukosialin isoform X1: MVQFLLVPVCLDMALILLLLGVLVVSLEVLGNTIAVQTPTPGGSSASLVPTSEGLSLNSIVDITSISDPKDNGTGDQTSAPPPETSFTEGAPLGTSIGASTGFTVPEPMTLEKVSFNNSSVPLETTSAASHPPAPTTASSLGSHTVTDETVTTNFPETTSRTRGPSLTMTIGSLETSNGATGSLVTKPTGSLESSSDTFGSLVNTAAGSLETSTGTTRPPVTTAAGSLEPSSGASDLQVSSVKLSTMMTPTTPSNASTGSFLHPDEDSRGMLLVVVLVALLVVMVLVALFLLWRRRQKRRTGALVLSGGGKRNGVVDAWAGPAQVPEEGAMTVTVGGSGGNKGSGVPDGGGSGQRPTLTTFFGRRKSRQGSLAMEELKSGSGPSLKGEEEPLVGGENGAVDTPAPDEPEAGDGAAP, translated from the coding sequence GTCCAGTTCCTGCTTGTGCCTGTTTGCCTGGATATGGCCTTGATTCTCCTCCTCCTCGGGGTGCTGGTGGTGAGCCTAGAGGTTCTGGGGAACACGATAGCTGTGCAGACACCCACACCTGGAGGGTCTTCTGCTTCTTTGGTCCCTACTAGTGAGGGCCTGAGCCTCAACTCAATCGTCGACATCACTTCGATAAGTGACCCTAAAGACAACGGCACCGGGGACCAGACCTCAGCCCCACCTCCTGAAACATCCTTCACTGAAGGAGCCCCTCTTGGGACTTCCATTGGTGCCAGCACTGGTTTCACTGTACCTGAGCCAATGACCTTGGAGAAAGTTTCCTTCAATAATTCATCAgtgcccctggaaaccaccagtGCAGCCAGTCACCCTCCTGCTCCCACAACAGCAAGCTCTCTAGGATCCCACACCGTGACCGATGAAACCGTGACAACAAACTTTCCGGAAACCACCAGTCGGACCAGGGGACCCTCTCTTACTATGACAATTGGCTCTCTGGAGACCTCCAATGGGGCTACCGGATCCCTTGTTACCAAGCCAACTGGCTCTCTGGAGAGCTCCAGTGACACCTTTGGATCTCTTGTCAACACGGCAGCTGGCTCTCTGGAGACCTCCACTGGGACCACGCGACCCCCTGTTACCACGGCAGCTGGCTCCCTGGAGCCCTCCAGCGGGGCCAGTGATCTCCAGGTCTCTAGTGTAAAGCTATCCACGATGATGACTCCAACGACCCCCAGCAATGCAAGCACTGGGTCCTTCTTGCACCCAGATGAGGACTCGAGAGGCAtgctgctggtggtggtgctTGTGGCACTGCTGGTGGTAATGGTCCTCGTGGCTCTCTTCCTGCTGTGGCGCCGGCGGCAGAAGCGGCGGACAGGGGCCCTGGTGCTGAGCGGAGGTGGCAAGCGCAATGGGGTGGTGGATGCCTGGGCTGGGCCAGCCCAGGTCCCTGAGGAGGGGGCCATGACAGTGACCGTGGGAGGGTCCGGGGGCAACAAGGGCTCTGGGGTCCCTGATGGGGGGGGATCTGGCCAGCGGCCAACGCTCACTACTTTCTTTGGCAGACGGAAGTCTCGCCAGGGCTCCCTGGCAATGGAGGAGCTGAAGTCTGGGTCAGGCCCCAGCCTCAAGGGGGAAGAGGAGCCGCTGGTGGGCGGTGAGAATGGGGCTGTGGACACCCCTGCTCCTGATGAACCGGAAGCTGGAGACGGGGCTGCCCCTTAG